One genomic window of Chrysoperla carnea chromosome X unlocalized genomic scaffold, inChrCarn1.1 SUPER_X_unloc_96, whole genome shotgun sequence includes the following:
- the LOC123304800 gene encoding uncharacterized protein LOC123304800, with protein sequence MPKLKKQTAAQRRDKKTQLSRIQRANVEYAEAEKIKSNAAKKLRREDEEYKRVEQAENSLAHKLKREDKIYKRTEQAENSLAHKLRREDEIYKRAEQAENSLAHKLRREDEIYKRAEQAENSLAHKLRREDEIYKRAEQAENSLAHKLRREDEIYKRAEQAENSLAHKLRREDEIYKRAEQAENSLAHKLRREDEIYKRAEQAVNSLAHKLRREDEIYKRSEQAENSLAHKLRREDEIYKRAEQAVNSLAHKLKREDEIYKRAEQAVNSLAHKLRREDEIYKRAEQVENSLAHKLRREDEIYKLAEQSINSLKRALTRNDDDYRQTEQLANTEAHREQRQMTFEQQTLNKLFSESRVIKYRSEPANRLTESSNQNVRNQLRNEQMDDVERENFLEHERRRNFLKTLENYDSIVKEGPTEICNSCGGLWFPNQVKSLDKLKIIEKFSQLFAQKVFFLADIKPELLNGSCAKFCSNCRQLILKGRIPPICLYNNLHFPDIPQCLEDLTCLEQRLLAPRIPFMQIRTLGYDRQCGLRGAVVNVPISIDSTVGVLPRTFDQSYVIQVHLRRRLRCTHDFMTESIRPGRVLEAARYLIQQPLYVEDGVTLSNNWLENLTSNSLSVPFIVSPEDESIINALRDPENQNLEPEAELLEVDETDAFHPDNLNPGGQETLLDNEFVENIVLAPGEGRRPCDMIFDSHSEELSFPSIYCGIPRNPSVPLTYSKIARSEIRRFDRRCATTEKIFYTYKKYELNNIRNAISICLRKKMSGNVRHTAGNLLNENYVNELIQHDDAFHILQGLRSAPAHWEAEKKKVLGMIRQLGIPTFFITLSAAETKWVELLVILSKVVDNVVVTEHEAENFEFKHKSRLIRADPATIEFQQRGSAHVHGLYWLNEAPKLNLEDPESKNNVENFIDKYITTDSESVSESGLINYQRHSHTRSCRREYKRQKYCRFGIPHPPLDKTCILTPLTENEKNEIHCTNYNRIRNFLETVELSENKDENLSFEQFLEQIELSRDSYLLALRSNLKKNAVFMKRTMSDIFINTFNSDILRLHRANIDVQYVLDPYACCSYIVNYINKSSRGISKIMNDALEEIKKGNLSVKQKLQHLGNKFIHGSELSAQEAVYNILGMHLSECSESVIFINTSRPNERVRMVKPRKCLEEMAPESNDIFCQNVLDRYVLRPDSLEELCLADFIALYNFHKKNRGTDNSDNELDQDHDIEPTTAVRLPLKDGSGFIKKRQKPAIIRYRRYNMGTDPDNYFREQVMLYLPWRNENTDILSKDCLEVCQQYVEIITTNRRKYNYFESESELDEALRDAYDHQNLVPEEPDENVDLDNEFLPFAVPEIESDTNIIRIVEPDDNDNGSGVIKLPPVISENFLYELVCSLNVKQQLYFTHVLHNINSKTVFYEFVSGQAGVGKSRLISAIYQALTYRFNSVPGSDPNSIKIILSAPTGRAAFAIGGSTLHSLFSLPVNQSSIEMRPLSSDTANSLFSKLINLRLLIIDEISMVGTKMLLSLDSRLKQIFKSNLPFGGISVLVLGDLRQLPPVGDKFVFCPAVNDPYSNIIGAHLWNHFKYFELTEIMRQRDDKVFAIALNNLGSGTLTDLDIDLFTKRICNAQDVPQDAIHLFATNAEVNSYNDFKLDQINTETCIVTATDRIKGSLSEQAKANLLNAVKDLKTSQTGGLALSVKLKISAKYMICINVDVADGLTNGACCQLAHIDYGLLGNGQRVPIKLWVKFADESIGSIARSKCINPRNSNWVPIVQKVNSFQYKTNDQVSIERRQFPVVPAEGITIHKSQGATYSKVAVHLKNRMTRASLYVACSRATSASGLFLIGQFIPPSPLSDSDPVAKELSDLRQDK encoded by the exons ATGCCTAAACTGAAAAAGCAAACTGCTGCTCAAAGACGTGATAAAAAAACCCAGTTATCGCGTATACAAAGAGCTAATGTAGAATATGCTGAGGcggaaaaaatcaaaagcaaCGCGGCAAAAAAATTACGGCGGGAAGACGAAGAGTATAAGCGGGTTGAACAAGCGGAAAATTCATTAGCGCATAAACTCAAGCGGgaggataaaatttataaacggaCTGAACAGGCGGAAAATTCATTAGCGCATAAACTCAGGCGGGAGGATGAAATTTATAAACGGGCTGAACAGGCGGAAAATTCATTAGCGCATAAACTTAGGCGGGAGGATGAAATTTATAAACGGGCTGAACAGGCGGAAAATTCATTAGCGCATAAACTCAGGCGGGAGGATGAAATTTATAAACGGGCTGAACAGGCGGAAAATTCATTAGCGCATAAACTTAGGCGGGAGGATGAAATTTATAAACGGGCTGAACAGGCGGAAAATTCATTAGCGCACAAACTCAGGCGGGAGGATGAAATTTATAAACGGGCTGAACAGGCGGAAAATTCATTAGCGCATAAACTCAGGCGGGAGGATGAAATTTATAAACGGGCTGAACAGGCGGTAAATTCATTAGCGCATAAACTCAGGCGAGAGGATGAAATTTATAAACGGTCTGAACAGGCGGAAAATTCATTAGCGCATAAACTCAGGCGGGAGGATGAAATTTATAAACGGGCTGAACAGGCGGTAAATTCATTAGCGCATAAACTCAAGCGGGAGGATGAAATTTATAAACGGGCTGAACAGGCGGTAAATTCATTAGCGCATAAACTCAGGCGGGAGGATGAAATTTATAAACGGGCTGAACAGGTGGAAAATTCATTAGCGCATAAACTCAGGCGGGAGGATGAAATTTATAAACTGGCTGAACAATCGATAAATTCACTTAAGCGAGCTTTGACTAGGAACGATGATGACTATAGGCAAACGGAGCAACTAGCTAATACTGAAGCTCACAGGGAACAACGACAAATGACCTTTGAGCAgcaaactttaaataaattattttcagaaagtCGAGTTATTAAATATCGTTCTGAGCCGGCAAATAGATTAACGGAAAGTTCCAATCAAAATGTTAGAAATCAATTACGAAATGAACAAATGGATGATGTGGAAAGAGAAAATTTCTTAGAACATGAACGTAGAAGAAACTTTCTCaaaacattagaaaattatGACTCCATTGTAAAAGAGGGCCCTACTGAGATATGTAACAGTTGCGGTGGATTATGGTTTCCGAATCAAGTTAAATCATtagataaacttaaaataattgagaaattttCTCAGTTGTTTGcccaaaaagttttctttttagcCGACATAAAGCCTGAGTTATTAAACGGTAGTTGTGCTAAATTCTGCTCGAATTGTCGTCAGTTAATTTTAAAAGGGCGAATTCCGCCtatttgtttgtataataaTCTTCACTTTCCTGACATTCCTCAATGTCTTGAAGATTTAACATGTTTAGAACAGAGACTTCTAGCTCCACGAATTCCTTTTATGCAGATTAGAACTTTGGGCTATGACAGGCAATGTGGTCTACGAGGTGCAGTAGTAAATGTACCCATATCTATTGATAGCACTGTAGGAGTTCTTCCCAGAACATTTGATCAAAGTTATGTCATCCAAGTACATTTAAGACGCCGTCTTAGGTGCACTCATGATTTCATGACTGAATCTATTCGGCCTGGACGAGTTTTAGAAGCAGCTCGCTATTTAATTCAACAACCTTTGTATGTTGAGGATGGTGTAACTTTGTCAAATAACTGGTTAGaaaatttaacgtcaaataGTCTGTCTGTTCCATTTATTGTTTCGCCTGAAGATGAAAGTATAATCAATGCTTTACGTGATCCCGAAAACCAAAATCTTGAACCTGAAGCGGAATTATTGGAAGTCGATGAAACGGATGCTTTCCATCCTGATAATTTAAACCCAGGTGGACAAGAAACTCTTTTAGACAATGAATTTGTAGAAAACATAGTCTTGGCCCCTGGTGAAGGTCGTCGACCTTGTGATATGATATTCGATTCCCACTCAGAAGAGCTGTCTTTCCCCAGTATCTATTGTGGTATTCCAAGAAATCCATCTGTTCCATTGACGTATTCCAAAATTGCCCGATCAGAAATAAGACGATTCGACAGGCGGTGTGCCactacagaaaaaattttttatacttataaaaaatatgaactcAATAACATTAGAAATGCAATTTCCATTTGTTTAAGAAAGAAAATGAGTGGAAATGTACGTCATACAGCTGGAAATTTATTAAACGAGAATTACGTAAATGAGCTAATACAGCATGACGATGCATTTCATATTTTGCAAGGGCTAAGATCTGCCCCAGCACACTGGGAGgctgaaaaaaaaaaggttttaggCATGATTCGTCAATTGGGTATAccaactttttttataacactttcAGCTGCCGAAACCAAATGGGTTGAGCTGTTAGTGATTTTAAGTAAAGTTGTCGATAATGTTGTCGTGACCGAACACGAAGCtgaaaattttgagtttaaGCATAAATCGCGTCTCATTCGTGCAGATCCAGCTAC AATTGAATTTCAGCAACGTGGCTCGGCTCACGTCCATGGGCTGTATTGGCTTAATGAAGCACCTAAACTCAACCTCGAAGATCcagaaagtaaaaataatgtaGAAAATTTCATTGACAAATATATTACAACAGATAGTGAAAGTGTATCCGAAAGTGgtctaattaattatcaaagacATTCCCATACTCGGTCGTGTCGCAGGGAATATAAGCGTCAAAAATATTGCCGTTTTGGAATACCGCATCCACCTTTGGataaaacttgtattttaaCACCACTAACGGAAAATGAAAAGAACGAGATACACTGCACTAATTATAATAGAATTAGGAACTTCTTGGAAACGGTAGAGTTGAGCGAaaataaagatgaaaatttatCCTTTGAGCAATTTCTTGAACAAATTGAACTCTCTCGAGATTCGTATTTGTTAGCTCTTAGAtccaatttaaagaaaaatgcgGTATTCATGAAAAGGACTATGtcagatatatttataaatacttttaattccGATATATTACGTCTACATAGAGCGAATATTGACGTCCAGTATGTCTTGGATCCATATGCGTGTTGTAGTTACatagttaattatattaacaaatCCAGCCGTGGGATTTCTAAAATAATGAATGACGCTttggaagaaataaaaaaaggaaatttatcaGTTAAGCAAAAGTTGCAACATTTAGGAAATAAATTCATTCACGGCTCAGAACTTTCAGCTCAAGAAGCTGTTTATAATATCTTGGGTATGCATCTTTCTGAATGCAGTGAATCGGTCATTTTCATCAATACCTCACGTCCAAATGAACGTGTTCGTATGGTCAAACCACGTAAATGCTTAGAAGAAATGGCCCCAGAATCCAATGACATTTTCTGCCAAAATGTATTGGATCGGTATGTACTGCGGCCAGATAGCTTAGAAGAACTCTGTTTGGCAGATTTTATTGCCCTTTATAACTTCCATAAAAAGAATCGAGGAACTGACAACTCCGATAACGAACTTGACCAAGACCACGATATCGAACCCACTACTGCCGTTAGGTTGCCTTTAAAAGATGGTAgtggttttattaaaaaacgtcaAAAACCTGCAATTATTCGATATCGCCGTTATAATATGGGAACTGATCCCGATAATTATTTCCGCGAGCAGGTAATGCTGTATCTTCCTTGGAGAAACGAAAATACAGATATTTTGAGTAAAGATTGTCTGGAGGTCTGTCAACAATATGTGGAAATTATTACTACTAACCGgcgtaaatataattatttcgaaTCAGAGTCAGAGTTAGATGAAGCATTACGTGACGCATACGATCATCAAAATTTGGTACCTGAAGAACCTGATGAAAATGTTGAtcttgataatgaatttttaccGTTTGCAGTTCCTGAAATTGAAAGCGATACAAACATTATTCGTATAGTTGAACCTGATGATAATGACAATGGCTCTGGTGTTATTAAATTACCACCAGTTATCTCGGAAAACTTTTTGTATGAGTTGGTCTGTTCTTTAAATGTTAAACAGCAATTATATTTCACGCATGTTTTACACAACATTAATTCGAAAACCGTGTTCTATGAATTTGTGAGTGGTCAAGCTGGTGTGGGTAAAAGCAGATTAATTTCTGCTATTTATCAAGCATTGACATACAGGTTCAATTCTGTTCCTGGTAGTGACCCCAattccattaaaattattttaagtgcaCCAACTGGTCGAGCTGCTTTTGCCATTGGCGGTTCGACTTTacattctttgttttcactACCAGTCAATCAATCTTCGATTGAAATGCGACCCCTCAGCAGCGACACAGCAAATTCACTTTTTTCTAAATTGATTAATCttcgtttattaataattgacgAAATCTCCATGGTAGGCACTAAAATGTTACTTAGTTTAGATTCCCGTTTaaagcaaattttcaaaagtaatttaCCTTTCGGAGGAATTTCAGTGTTGGTTTTAGGAGATTTACGACAATTGCCTCCTGTTGGCGATAAATTTGTCTTTTGTCCGGCTGTCAATGATCCTTACTCAAATATAATTGGTGCACATTTGTGGAATCACTTTAAGTACTTCGAACTAACCGAAATAATGCGTCAAAGAGATGACAAGGTATTTGCTATTGCTTTGAATAACTTGGGTTCAGGAACTCTCACGGACTTAGATATTGACCTGTTCACTAAACGCATTTGTAATGCCCAAGATGTTCCACAAGATGCTATCCATTTGTTTGCCACTAACGCAGAAGTTAATTCATATAATGACTTTAAATTGGATCAGATCAATACCGAAACGTGTATTGTGACTGCCACTGATAGAATTAAAGGTTCACTATCTGAGCAAGCTAAAGCTAATTTATTGAATGCCGTTAAAGATCTTAAAACCTCTCAAACAGGAGGTTTAGCTTTATCGGTGAAATTGAAAATCA